The following proteins are co-located in the Maridesulfovibrio sp. genome:
- a CDS encoding TlpA disulfide reductase family protein codes for MKMFNKLSVLIALLLVLVAGCDKAETAEGVDTVNAQGIQEIIAKSKGKVVLVNFWATWCPPCRAEIPELIELRKKFSDDDLVMIGVSVDQDSDAVDEFMLKNEKFNYPVYFAAEDVGASFRIQSIPRTMLYDPAGQRVFDKEGSYPGAMFERYINKMLKDR; via the coding sequence ATGAAGATGTTCAATAAATTAAGCGTATTGATTGCCCTGCTGCTCGTGCTTGTTGCCGGATGTGACAAGGCTGAGACCGCTGAGGGTGTTGATACTGTCAACGCTCAGGGGATTCAGGAGATTATCGCTAAGAGCAAGGGGAAGGTAGTGCTGGTCAATTTCTGGGCTACCTGGTGTCCTCCATGCCGTGCTGAGATTCCTGAACTTATTGAGCTGCGCAAGAAATTCTCTGATGATGATCTGGTAATGATCGGCGTTTCGGTGGATCAGGACAGTGATGCAGTGGATGAATTTATGCTTAAAAACGAGAAGTTTAATTATCCGGTCTATTTTGCTGCTGAAGATGTGGGCGCTTCATTCAGGATTCAGTCCATTCCCAGAACCATGCTTTATGATCCTGCAGGGCAGCGGGTTTTCGACAAGGAAGGAAGTTACCCCGGCGCCATGTTTGAAAGATATATTAATAAGATGCTAAAGGATCGGTAG
- the radA gene encoding DNA repair protein RadA has protein sequence MKTKDVFVCTNCGAQALKWQGQCPRCGEWNTLQEKVVVRRKGGVSHAPANILAVPLADIPVEHTEARSTGFKPLDTVLGKGFVPGGAVLVGGEPGIGKSTLLLQLAAEQCRMGNKAVYFSGEESLAQIRGRADRLGVLQSGLLAVASTNAEEALSILEAPEKPDLMIIDSVQTLTSPRAEGIPGSVSQVRAVSSELVEAAKKTSTTLVIVGHVTKDGQIAGPKLLEHMVDTVLYLEGDRKHMMRIMRVLKNRFGPSDELVVFSMRQSGMEIVEDPSTLFLGDRDDSCSGAAVVMAMDGHKPFAVEVQALASRTVLSIPRRTALGFDTNRLNLILAVLEKRLNLNLGQLDIYAKIGGGLAMRDPGLDLGVVSAVLSSFYDRPLRPGAVFWGEVDLNGRIRPASGGETRLKQAQRLGYGPIFQSETCRTLDELQAKLFGPE, from the coding sequence ATGAAAACTAAAGACGTTTTTGTTTGTACTAATTGCGGGGCGCAGGCCTTGAAATGGCAGGGTCAATGTCCTCGTTGCGGCGAGTGGAATACTCTGCAGGAAAAGGTTGTTGTTCGTCGCAAGGGCGGTGTGAGCCATGCCCCTGCCAACATTTTGGCTGTGCCGTTGGCTGATATCCCTGTAGAGCATACCGAAGCCCGTTCAACCGGATTCAAGCCTCTTGATACTGTGCTGGGTAAGGGCTTTGTCCCCGGCGGTGCTGTGCTGGTGGGCGGAGAACCGGGCATTGGTAAGTCTACCTTGCTGCTGCAGCTGGCTGCAGAGCAGTGCCGCATGGGTAATAAAGCGGTTTATTTTTCGGGTGAAGAATCATTGGCGCAGATTCGGGGCAGGGCGGACCGTCTGGGCGTGCTGCAATCCGGTTTGCTGGCGGTGGCTTCTACCAATGCGGAAGAGGCTCTGTCTATTCTGGAGGCTCCGGAAAAGCCTGATTTGATGATCATCGACTCGGTACAGACTTTGACCTCTCCAAGGGCGGAGGGCATCCCCGGCAGCGTCAGTCAGGTACGGGCGGTTTCCTCCGAGCTGGTGGAAGCGGCCAAGAAGACCAGCACTACTTTAGTAATTGTAGGGCACGTGACAAAGGATGGGCAGATTGCCGGACCGAAGCTGCTGGAACACATGGTGGATACGGTGCTGTACCTTGAGGGGGACCGCAAGCACATGATGCGTATCATGCGGGTGCTCAAGAACAGATTCGGTCCCAGTGATGAGTTGGTGGTTTTTTCCATGCGTCAGTCCGGTATGGAGATTGTGGAAGATCCTTCGACACTTTTTCTCGGCGACCGGGATGATTCCTGTTCCGGGGCAGCAGTGGTCATGGCCATGGATGGGCATAAACCCTTTGCCGTGGAAGTTCAGGCCCTTGCCAGCCGTACAGTGCTTTCTATTCCGCGCCGGACAGCATTAGGCTTTGATACCAACAGGTTGAACCTTATTTTGGCTGTGCTGGAAAAACGGTTAAATTTGAACTTGGGTCAGCTGGATATTTATGCCAAGATCGGCGGCGGCTTGGCCATGCGTGATCCCGGACTTGATCTGGGTGTAGTGTCAGCGGTGCTGTCCTCTTTTTATGATCGTCCCTTGCGGCCCGGAGCTGTTTTTTGGGGTGAGGTGGACTTAAACGGGCGCATCCGGCCCGCATCAGGCGGGGAAACAAGACTCAAGCAGGCCCAGCGGCTGGGTTACGGACCCATTTTTCAGTCAGAGACTTGCCGCACTCTGGATGAGTTGCAGGCAAAGTTGTTTGGTCCTGAATAA
- a CDS encoding N-acetyltransferase, which yields MFKIRKALMGDAKHIHSIIKDRTKDAMVLPRPLNSIYGHLRDFFVAEDEDGKIIGCCALAISWDCLAEVRSLVVVPEARGSNLGAQMVEFCLQEARELGVCDVFVLTNIEKFFAKLGFVETDKHVLPQKIWADCINCPQFPDCDEVPMIMKLK from the coding sequence ATGTTTAAGATTAGAAAAGCATTGATGGGAGATGCCAAGCATATCCATTCCATCATTAAGGACCGGACAAAAGATGCGATGGTTCTGCCCCGGCCTTTGAACTCCATTTACGGACATCTGCGTGATTTTTTTGTGGCCGAAGATGAAGACGGCAAAATTATCGGCTGTTGTGCACTTGCCATAAGCTGGGATTGTCTGGCAGAAGTGCGGTCTTTGGTTGTTGTGCCTGAAGCACGTGGTTCCAATCTGGGTGCACAGATGGTGGAATTTTGTCTTCAGGAAGCGCGCGAGCTTGGTGTTTGCGACGTATTTGTATTGACTAATATTGAGAAGTTCTTTGCAAAACTGGGATTTGTGGAAACAGATAAGCATGTTCTGCCCCAGAAAATCTGGGCCGATTGTATTAACTGTCCCCAGTTTCCGGATTGCGACGAAGTTCCAATGATCATGAAACTGAAATAA
- a CDS encoding tetratricopeptide repeat protein, which produces MIQTTGSSRCPLKVVAATTLLVLLMLQGCATKNTARPEFQLPLSPEAQLTYDYLVYMDYRTRLGQAYSGLKTPQTINEVAKLQKEALTVLNRIIAAEPQEKLYLDKFALYWTSQQIDEARATLKEALAKYPDSRDLNISLANTYLVDNRNADAEAVLKEYLIKNPEDLIVTGHLARIYLEQKKFAQALDILKVIPKEKRTAQIHYLHAKSSAGLGLTRQAIRSLKKAVEVKPDFIEAWGELAYMHELEKDYDSAEQIYTKMLEFPDVSNHIRLRLMELCLKLNNPERALKLGIEGPRNKAFMLEAAQLFISGKFYGQASILLDLFAQQKTIPDSYYFFKASIAYEGEDDPGKALGYLNKISPQSEHYDRSLQFRAHLLMDLKRNKEALEIIRKGEEKFTEEANFYLLEAGLHSEAGDSKAAKDALLRGNANIPGHTQILFQLGVMEEQEDNLDQTLKYMEQIISGFPDHADALNFIGYILADRNEQLDRAMVLISRANRLEPDNGYILDSLAWVNYRMGKYEEAWEIIKRAISLRPKQPELWDHYGDIAAALGKKKSAAKGYRKALEFKPKNAEQIRKKLEEL; this is translated from the coding sequence ATGATACAAACTACCGGCTCATCACGCTGCCCGCTGAAGGTTGTTGCCGCAACAACCCTTCTGGTCCTGCTCATGCTGCAGGGCTGCGCAACCAAGAATACTGCCCGACCTGAATTTCAGCTCCCGCTGAGTCCTGAAGCGCAGTTAACATACGATTATCTGGTCTACATGGATTACCGCACCCGGCTGGGACAAGCCTATAGCGGACTGAAGACACCCCAGACAATCAATGAAGTTGCGAAGCTGCAAAAAGAAGCTTTGACCGTTTTAAACCGGATCATTGCCGCTGAGCCGCAGGAAAAGCTTTATCTGGATAAATTCGCATTATACTGGACTTCTCAGCAGATAGATGAAGCAAGAGCCACCCTTAAGGAGGCTCTTGCCAAATATCCCGACAGCCGGGACCTGAATATCAGCCTTGCCAACACCTATCTAGTGGACAACCGCAATGCTGATGCCGAAGCCGTACTCAAGGAATACCTGATCAAGAATCCTGAAGACCTCATAGTCACAGGACATCTGGCACGCATCTATCTGGAACAAAAAAAATTCGCGCAGGCGCTGGATATCCTCAAGGTCATCCCCAAGGAGAAACGGACCGCGCAAATCCATTATCTGCACGCCAAATCCAGCGCCGGACTCGGGCTGACCAGACAAGCCATCCGCAGCCTGAAGAAGGCGGTTGAAGTCAAACCTGATTTCATTGAAGCATGGGGCGAACTGGCCTACATGCATGAATTGGAAAAAGATTACGACTCCGCGGAACAAATCTACACCAAGATGCTTGAATTTCCGGATGTATCCAATCACATCCGGTTGCGTCTCATGGAACTCTGCCTCAAGCTGAACAATCCCGAACGGGCATTGAAGCTCGGAATTGAAGGCCCCCGCAACAAAGCATTCATGCTTGAAGCGGCCCAGTTATTCATCAGCGGCAAATTCTACGGACAGGCTTCTATCCTGCTGGACCTTTTCGCCCAGCAGAAAACAATCCCTGACTCCTACTATTTCTTCAAGGCATCCATTGCTTACGAAGGTGAGGACGACCCGGGCAAGGCGCTTGGCTACCTAAACAAAATTTCTCCGCAAAGCGAACATTATGATCGCAGCCTGCAATTCCGGGCTCACCTGCTCATGGACCTCAAGCGCAATAAAGAGGCCCTTGAGATCATCAGGAAAGGTGAAGAAAAGTTCACCGAAGAGGCCAATTTCTATCTGCTTGAAGCAGGACTCCATTCGGAAGCAGGCGACAGCAAGGCAGCCAAGGATGCTCTGCTACGCGGGAATGCCAATATTCCCGGTCATACGCAGATTCTTTTTCAGCTCGGCGTAATGGAAGAACAGGAAGACAATCTGGACCAGACCCTTAAATACATGGAACAGATCATCTCCGGATTCCCGGACCATGCTGATGCACTCAATTTCATCGGCTACATACTGGCTGACCGCAATGAACAGCTGGACCGGGCCATGGTCCTGATCAGCAGGGCCAACAGGCTGGAACCGGATAACGGCTACATCCTCGACTCTCTGGCTTGGGTCAATTACCGCATGGGCAAATATGAAGAGGCATGGGAAATAATCAAGCGGGCCATCTCGCTTAGACCCAAACAGCCTGAACTCTGGGATCATTACGGAGATATTGCCGCAGCGCTCGGCAAGAAGAAATCTGCTGCCAAAGGTTACCGTAAGGCTCTTGAATTTAAACCTAAAAACGCTGAGCAGATCCGCAAGAAACTGGAAGAATTATGA
- the hpt gene encoding hypoxanthine phosphoribosyltransferase, with the protein MGHSLKEVYSKEIIAERIKVLGKEISETYGQEPLVCVCVLKGAYLFFADITRALSSDPEIDFVRLSSYGAGTSRTGNMNFSKDLEVSIADKHVLIIEDIVDTGHSVEFLKHVFSKRNPLSVKTCALIDKRERREIDLEVEFPGFVLNHGFLVGYGMDYAEKYRYLSAVYELENA; encoded by the coding sequence ATGGGCCATAGCCTTAAAGAAGTTTATTCCAAAGAAATAATTGCTGAAAGAATTAAAGTTTTAGGAAAAGAAATTTCCGAAACATACGGTCAGGAACCGCTGGTCTGCGTATGCGTACTTAAAGGCGCTTATCTCTTTTTCGCTGACATCACCCGCGCTCTGTCTTCCGATCCTGAAATCGATTTCGTGCGTCTTTCCAGCTACGGCGCAGGAACCAGCCGTACCGGAAACATGAATTTTTCCAAGGACCTTGAAGTATCCATTGCAGATAAGCATGTGCTGATCATCGAAGATATCGTTGATACCGGACACTCTGTGGAGTTTCTTAAGCATGTGTTTTCAAAACGTAACCCGCTGAGCGTGAAAACCTGCGCCCTGATTGATAAAAGAGAGCGTCGTGAGATTGATCTGGAAGTTGAATTTCCCGGTTTTGTCCTCAACCACGGCTTTCTTGTGGGATACGGAATGGACTATGCTGAAAAATACAGGTATTTAAGTGCAGTGTATGAACTTGAGAATGCCTAG
- a CDS encoding DUF3426 domain-containing protein, whose amino-acid sequence MIITCSNCETKFNLPESKIPAGGAKVKCSKCGNIFKVAPPAPEPEDEVESMLEEEQPKPAPEPKPEPKPEPEPEPESDFDDDLFDEAVDELGAELGEDPFGDIGTDDSGKTAADDSDDFEDDLFGSDDNSDDAEIGADLFDDDDDPFAESDAEEAPAEEDDFDIDDELFGGDDDVEAASAPAGGAEVEEESDDLFDDDDLFGDEDDGADLSEDNLFDDDEEVEEDDGTFAEEDFEDGEDFTEEDLSEDDVEEDDGLALDDGEIAGFDLDDEATGFDLDDNLDAPSSKKKEKKGKKGLIITLIILILFAGGAGAAWYLKLWESLPFSIPFVTSDDAGTVDSNEPPSKRFSKFSFKDLRQFYVNNDKAGQLFIIEGKVVNNFSTPKELIEVEAQLFDDKGQVLDSKRLLCGNTLSLFQLEVQSKEEIEAGLGSKVGILSNNTLLKPGMDTPFMVVFFQPSPAVKEYVINVVDAKNPPKK is encoded by the coding sequence ATGATTATTACGTGTTCAAATTGCGAGACCAAATTCAATTTACCGGAAAGTAAGATTCCGGCAGGTGGAGCTAAGGTTAAATGCTCCAAATGCGGAAATATTTTTAAGGTAGCTCCTCCCGCTCCCGAGCCTGAGGATGAAGTTGAGTCCATGCTTGAAGAGGAGCAGCCGAAACCTGCACCGGAACCGAAACCGGAACCCAAGCCTGAACCAGAGCCCGAACCGGAATCTGATTTTGACGATGACCTTTTTGACGAGGCCGTTGATGAATTGGGTGCTGAGCTGGGAGAAGATCCCTTCGGAGATATCGGCACTGATGATTCCGGGAAAACTGCTGCGGATGATTCTGACGACTTTGAAGATGATCTTTTCGGTTCTGACGATAATTCCGATGATGCTGAAATCGGGGCCGACCTTTTTGATGACGATGATGACCCTTTTGCAGAGAGCGATGCTGAGGAAGCTCCTGCAGAAGAGGATGATTTTGATATAGATGACGAGCTGTTCGGTGGCGATGATGATGTCGAAGCCGCTTCCGCTCCTGCCGGCGGCGCAGAAGTCGAAGAGGAAAGTGATGACCTCTTTGATGATGACGACCTTTTCGGCGATGAGGATGACGGCGCTGATCTTTCCGAGGATAATCTTTTCGATGATGATGAAGAGGTTGAGGAAGATGACGGCACCTTCGCAGAGGAAGATTTCGAGGACGGTGAAGATTTTACAGAAGAGGATTTATCCGAAGATGATGTGGAAGAAGATGACGGCCTCGCTCTTGATGACGGCGAAATAGCCGGTTTTGACCTCGATGATGAAGCGACTGGTTTCGATCTCGATGATAACCTCGACGCTCCGTCATCCAAGAAAAAAGAGAAGAAAGGTAAAAAAGGGCTGATCATTACCCTGATTATCCTGATCCTTTTTGCCGGTGGCGCTGGAGCAGCATGGTATCTCAAACTTTGGGAAAGCCTGCCGTTCAGCATCCCCTTCGTTACTTCTGACGATGCCGGAACTGTAGATTCCAACGAGCCGCCATCCAAGCGGTTCAGCAAGTTCTCATTCAAGGATTTGCGCCAGTTCTATGTCAACAATGACAAGGCCGGACAGCTGTTTATTATCGAAGGTAAGGTTGTGAACAATTTCAGCACTCCCAAAGAGCTGATTGAAGTTGAAGCACAGCTTTTCGATGATAAGGGACAGGTTCTTGATTCCAAGAGACTGCTTTGCGGAAATACTCTTTCCCTGTTCCAGTTGGAAGTGCAGTCCAAAGAAGAAATCGAGGCCGGACTTGGCTCCAAAGTCGGCATACTCTCCAACAACACACTGCTCAAGCCGGGTATGGATACGCCTTTTATGGTTGTTTTCTTCCAGCCCTCGCCTGCAGTTAAAGAGTATGTCATTAACGTAGTAGACGCCAAGAATCCGCCTAAGAAGTAG
- a CDS encoding RNA polymerase factor sigma-32, which yields MSSKEEPLELEPVENEEVELPPRDDFLPTPRAKGEVATKDPLHLYLQEISRFPLLEPDEEFQLAKQVQENGDQQAAFRLVSSHLRLVVKIAMDFQRRWMQNVLDLIQEGNVGLMKAVNKFDPDKGIKFSYYAAFWIKAYILKYIMDNWRMVKIGTTQTQRKLFYNLNKERQRLQALGFDPTTSELSKNLNVSEEEITEMDLRLAKNDLSLNLKFGEDSEATRMDFLPDLGPGVEETLANKEISTLLLDQLRTIVPNLNDKEQVILNDRLLSDSPRTLREIGEEFGVTRERVRQIEARLLKKLREHLAESVKDFSQDWIPENE from the coding sequence ATGTCATCAAAAGAAGAACCGTTAGAGCTTGAACCTGTTGAAAACGAAGAGGTCGAACTGCCGCCCAGGGACGATTTCCTGCCCACGCCCCGCGCCAAGGGAGAAGTCGCAACCAAGGACCCTCTTCACTTGTATTTACAGGAAATCAGCCGTTTTCCCCTGCTGGAGCCGGATGAAGAATTCCAGCTTGCCAAGCAGGTGCAGGAAAATGGAGACCAACAGGCGGCCTTCAGACTGGTGTCCTCGCATCTCAGACTGGTGGTCAAGATCGCCATGGACTTCCAGCGCCGCTGGATGCAGAATGTGCTTGACCTTATTCAGGAAGGCAACGTGGGCCTGATGAAAGCCGTCAATAAGTTTGATCCCGACAAAGGCATCAAGTTCTCATACTATGCTGCCTTCTGGATCAAGGCGTACATCCTTAAATACATCATGGATAACTGGCGCATGGTTAAAATCGGGACCACCCAGACCCAGCGCAAACTTTTTTATAATCTGAATAAAGAACGCCAGAGATTACAAGCTCTGGGCTTTGATCCAACTACCTCCGAGCTTTCAAAAAACCTGAATGTAAGCGAAGAGGAAATTACAGAGATGGACCTGCGTCTGGCCAAGAACGACCTTTCCCTGAACCTCAAGTTCGGAGAGGATTCCGAAGCCACACGTATGGATTTTCTACCCGATCTTGGTCCCGGAGTAGAAGAAACCCTTGCCAACAAGGAGATTTCCACATTACTGCTTGACCAGCTCAGGACAATTGTTCCAAATCTCAATGATAAGGAACAAGTAATCCTGAATGACCGCCTTCTCTCCGATTCCCCCAGAACACTGCGGGAAATCGGTGAAGAGTTCGGGGTAACGAGGGAAAGAGTTCGCCAGATTGAAGCAAGACTGCTGAAAAAATTGAGGGAACATCTGGCTGAATCAGTTAAAGACTTTTCACAGGACTGGATACCTGAAAATGAATAA
- the wecB gene encoding non-hydrolyzing UDP-N-acetylglucosamine 2-epimerase translates to MKKVFLVAGARPNLMKVAPIFRASRDLEGVECQMVYTGQHYDRQMSQVFFEDLDIPKPKFNMGKSTGTHAEQTGAIMVAFEKMCMDEKPDLVVVVGDVNSTLACSVTARKLHIPVAHVEAGLRSGDMDMPEEINRMVTDSISNLFFTTEDHGRENLLREGKDADTIFHVGNVMIDNLFHNVDRLGPEVVADYRSRELKEKIGRYGFMTMHRPSNVDNREVLEGIVDALNKIAEDLPLLFPIHPRTEKMMAQFGISFSENVHTFPPLSFRESLYLWKDAQVVITDSGGLQEETTALGVPCVTVRENTERPVTIEKGTNVLAGISGENILRETENALKKTGSPAPKIDGWDGHASERIWKILLDFLG, encoded by the coding sequence ATGAAAAAAGTTTTTTTGGTTGCCGGAGCACGGCCCAATTTGATGAAAGTTGCACCGATCTTTCGGGCATCACGTGATCTTGAGGGCGTTGAATGCCAGATGGTCTATACCGGACAGCATTATGACCGTCAGATGTCACAGGTCTTTTTTGAGGATCTGGACATTCCCAAGCCTAAATTCAATATGGGCAAGTCCACCGGAACCCATGCGGAGCAGACCGGGGCTATTATGGTCGCTTTCGAGAAAATGTGCATGGATGAAAAACCTGACCTTGTGGTGGTTGTGGGTGATGTTAACTCCACCTTGGCCTGCTCTGTGACTGCGCGTAAGCTGCATATTCCGGTGGCTCATGTTGAAGCCGGTCTTCGCAGCGGTGATATGGACATGCCTGAGGAAATCAACCGCATGGTTACCGATTCCATCAGTAACCTGTTCTTTACCACTGAAGATCATGGCCGGGAAAACCTGCTCCGTGAAGGTAAGGATGCGGATACGATTTTTCATGTCGGTAACGTGATGATAGACAACCTTTTCCACAATGTGGACCGGTTGGGACCTGAGGTTGTTGCTGACTATCGGAGCCGCGAGTTGAAGGAGAAGATCGGGCGCTATGGTTTTATGACTATGCACCGTCCTTCCAATGTGGATAATCGTGAGGTTCTGGAGGGCATTGTTGATGCTCTGAATAAGATTGCCGAAGATTTACCCCTGCTTTTTCCTATCCATCCCCGTACCGAGAAAATGATGGCCCAGTTCGGGATATCTTTTTCTGAAAACGTGCATACTTTTCCTCCGCTTTCTTTCAGGGAATCATTGTATCTGTGGAAAGATGCGCAGGTGGTTATTACCGACAGCGGGGGATTGCAGGAAGAGACAACAGCGCTTGGAGTGCCCTGCGTGACTGTGCGTGAGAATACCGAACGTCCTGTTACAATTGAGAAAGGAACCAATGTTCTGGCCGGAATTTCCGGTGAAAATATTCTGCGGGAAACAGAAAACGCATTGAAGAAGACCGGTAGCCCTGCTCCTAAGATTGACGGTTGGGATGGTCATGCTTCTGAGCGTATCTGGAAAATCCTGCTGGATTTTCTAGGCTGA
- a CDS encoding homocysteine S-methyltransferase family protein encodes MPDFRKALSDDKIYFFDGGYGTFLQSRGLPAGMSPELFGLQSPEVIKSVHKDYVDAGANVLTTNTFGGSRPKLGADVDVIGLNREMALLARSVGGDNIFIAGSVGPTGHFVQPLGEMTFKEMVEIYKEQITGLVEGRVDLILGETHFDLAEARAVVIAAREVCDLPVALSMTFESPLACLTGTSPATFIDTMQNMGVELMGTNCSAGPEQILKVLENMQPRLSSPLLVEANAGLPELDENRNTVFRLQPEPFAEQSAKFVDVGAKFIGGCCGTGPDHIRALRNRVDGAKWKRPVPQDDCQLVLTSRAQSVKIGFEQRGVIIGERINPTGKKQLIAELQKGQFTEAMKFAEEQIAVGAPVLDVNVGAPMVDEVAILPALVKEIFAQHSAPLSIDSTNPDAVEAALWEYPGSALVNSISGEPGRMERLGPLCKKFGAPFILLPIVGSKLPITCAEKVEVVSELLKQADDLGIPRRLIMVDALALTVSSKPMAARHCLDFIKHCREEWNLPTVLGLSNISFGLPARELLNSSFLTLCQGQGMAAFISNPNSVRLREALYANEVMLCRDPQAEQYIERYANWTPSGDGGQSGAATGGNKADKSGAENLFDAVVKGDRGSIVALVERDLEGGRAPFAMVNEDLIPAIMEVGEKYERKEYFLPQLLQSAETLQKGFEKLKPLLEASGEVEEKATIIMATVEGDIHDIGKNIVCLMLKNHGYNVIDLGKDVPAETIVNAAEEYGAKIVGLSALMTTTMVRMEDTINLIKERNLDIKVMIGGAVITGGFCDSIGADGWSTDAVAAVKVAKNLLQ; translated from the coding sequence ATGCCTGATTTTCGCAAAGCCCTCAGTGACGACAAGATATATTTCTTTGACGGAGGTTACGGAACCTTTTTGCAGAGCCGTGGACTTCCCGCAGGCATGTCCCCAGAACTTTTCGGACTCCAGAGTCCCGAGGTAATTAAATCCGTACACAAGGATTACGTTGATGCCGGGGCCAACGTGCTGACCACCAACACCTTCGGCGGCAGCAGGCCCAAGCTTGGCGCAGATGTAGACGTAATCGGCTTGAACCGGGAAATGGCCCTTCTCGCCCGCTCAGTTGGCGGTGATAATATCTTTATCGCCGGTAGTGTCGGCCCCACCGGACATTTTGTGCAGCCGTTGGGCGAGATGACCTTTAAGGAAATGGTCGAAATCTACAAGGAGCAGATCACCGGTCTTGTAGAAGGTAGAGTTGATCTGATTCTCGGTGAAACTCATTTTGATCTCGCTGAAGCCCGTGCCGTGGTAATTGCCGCCCGCGAAGTCTGCGACCTGCCCGTAGCTTTATCCATGACTTTTGAGTCTCCGTTAGCCTGTTTGACCGGAACCTCTCCCGCAACTTTTATCGACACCATGCAGAACATGGGTGTTGAGCTTATGGGTACCAACTGTTCAGCCGGACCGGAGCAGATTCTGAAAGTGCTGGAAAATATGCAGCCCCGTCTTTCTTCTCCTCTTCTGGTGGAAGCTAATGCCGGACTGCCCGAACTGGATGAGAATCGCAACACTGTTTTTCGCCTTCAGCCTGAACCTTTTGCCGAGCAGTCTGCCAAGTTTGTGGATGTCGGTGCTAAATTTATCGGCGGCTGCTGCGGAACAGGTCCGGATCATATCCGTGCCCTGCGCAATCGAGTAGACGGTGCCAAATGGAAGCGTCCTGTTCCGCAGGATGATTGCCAGCTGGTGCTGACCTCACGCGCCCAGTCTGTAAAGATCGGTTTTGAACAACGCGGCGTTATCATCGGTGAACGCATCAACCCCACCGGCAAGAAGCAGCTCATCGCGGAACTCCAGAAAGGCCAGTTTACCGAAGCCATGAAATTTGCCGAAGAGCAGATCGCTGTCGGGGCACCTGTTCTGGACGTAAACGTCGGTGCGCCTATGGTTGATGAGGTCGCAATATTGCCCGCGCTGGTTAAAGAAATTTTCGCCCAGCATTCCGCACCGCTTTCCATTGATTCCACCAACCCGGATGCTGTTGAAGCGGCTCTCTGGGAATACCCCGGCTCTGCGCTGGTCAACTCCATCAGCGGTGAGCCCGGACGTATGGAGCGTCTTGGCCCCCTGTGCAAAAAGTTTGGTGCCCCGTTCATCCTGCTGCCCATCGTAGGCAGCAAGCTGCCCATTACCTGCGCCGAGAAAGTTGAGGTTGTCTCTGAGCTGCTCAAGCAGGCTGACGATCTGGGCATCCCGCGCAGGCTGATCATGGTCGACGCTTTGGCCCTGACAGTTTCCTCCAAGCCTATGGCTGCCCGTCATTGCCTTGATTTTATCAAGCATTGCCGCGAAGAGTGGAACCTGCCCACCGTGCTGGGCCTGTCTAATATTTCTTTCGGTCTTCCGGCCCGTGAACTGCTTAACTCCAGTTTCCTGACCCTTTGTCAGGGACAGGGGATGGCTGCATTTATTTCCAACCCCAACTCAGTGCGTTTGCGTGAAGCTCTCTACGCCAACGAAGTTATGCTTTGCCGCGATCCGCAGGCCGAGCAGTATATCGAGCGTTATGCAAATTGGACTCCTTCCGGTGATGGTGGTCAGTCCGGTGCTGCAACGGGCGGTAATAAAGCTGACAAGTCCGGGGCTGAAAACCTTTTTGATGCTGTTGTCAAAGGCGACCGCGGTTCCATCGTCGCACTCGTAGAGCGTGACCTTGAAGGCGGACGTGCGCCTTTTGCAATGGTCAATGAAGATCTCATCCCGGCAATCATGGAAGTGGGTGAAAAGTACGAGCGTAAGGAATATTTCCTTCCCCAGCTTCTGCAGTCCGCTGAAACCCTGCAGAAGGGTTTTGAAAAGCTCAAGCCGCTGCTCGAAGCTTCCGGAGAAGTGGAGGAGAAAGCTACCATCATCATGGCAACCGTTGAAGGCGATATTCACGATATCGGTAAAAACATTGTCTGCCTGATGCTCAAAAACCACGGCTACAACGTGATTGATCTCGGCAAAGATGTACCCGCTGAAACCATCGTCAATGCTGCTGAAGAATACGGAGCAAAGATCGTCGGGCTTTCCGCATTGATGACCACTACCATGGTCCGCATGGAAGACACCATCAATCTGATCAAAGAACGTAATCTCGATATCAAGGTTATGATCGGCGGTGCGGTTATTACCGGTGGATTCTGTGACTCCATTGGTGCAGACGGCTGGTCTACTGATGCTGTCGCTGCGGTAAAAGTTGCCAAAAACCTGCTGCAGTAA